From one Sulfurimonas sp. HSL-3221 genomic stretch:
- the rpmI gene encoding 50S ribosomal protein L35 produces MPKMKSVKGAVKRFKVKKSGKVKRGTAFRSHILTKQDAGTRRKQNTPKYLTNTDAKAVKEMIA; encoded by the coding sequence ATGCCAAAGATGAAATCGGTCAAGGGCGCTGTCAAGCGTTTCAAGGTCAAGAAAAGCGGCAAAGTCAAACGCGGTACAGCGTTTCGCAGCCACATCCTGACAAAACAGGATGCCGGTACACGCCGTAAGCAGAACACGCCGAAGTATCTGACAAATACAGATGCCAAAGCCGTCAAAGAAATGATCGCGTAA
- the thrS gene encoding threonine--tRNA ligase, whose product MDAIALKHNDDIIDLQTAEALGISGEEIVLDNSDDALEVLRHSTAHLMAQAINSLYTNAKFFVGPVVKDGFYYDFKVDEEIGEADLKNIEKEMLRLAKKKYDIERYEISMEEAKHKFGNDELKLDVLKRIPETKVSVYKQGDFEDLCRGPHLPSVRHIRHFKLTKIAGAYRGGDSKNEMLTRIYGVAFADKETLKAYLDRMAEAEKRDHRKIGNEMKLFTFREEVGAGFPIWLPAGGRLRSRLEGLLFKAHRKRGYEPVRGPEMLRSDLWKTSGHYQNYGENMYFTNIDEIEFGVKPMNCVGHIKAYEHDLHSYRDLPLKYFEYGVVHRHEMTGALHGLFRVREFTQDDAHIFCTAEQIEEQIIEIVDFIDKIMKTFGFEYQMMISTKPEKAVGDDAIWETATNALKTAMDRNSLSYGIDEGGGAFYGPKIDIKITDAIGREWQCGTVQLDFNLPERFELEYTGEGNAKVQPVMIHRAILGSFERFIGILTEHYAGEFPMFVAPTQVAIIPIAETHNAYAKELSDALMDIGADSEIFDKNESLNKRVRTAEKGRVPMIIVIGDDEVANKKVAVRDRRERTQYELSETEFMGLIQKKINEVHF is encoded by the coding sequence ATGGATGCTATTGCACTCAAACACAACGACGATATCATTGATTTGCAAACCGCCGAAGCCCTCGGAATCAGCGGGGAAGAGATCGTACTGGACAACTCGGATGACGCCCTGGAAGTGCTGCGCCACTCAACGGCGCACCTGATGGCCCAGGCGATCAATTCGCTCTACACCAATGCCAAGTTTTTCGTTGGTCCCGTTGTCAAAGACGGATTCTATTACGACTTCAAAGTCGACGAAGAGATCGGTGAAGCGGACCTGAAGAATATCGAGAAAGAGATGCTCAGACTGGCGAAGAAGAAGTATGACATCGAACGCTACGAGATCTCGATGGAAGAGGCGAAACACAAATTCGGGAACGACGAGCTGAAACTCGATGTCCTGAAACGGATCCCGGAGACAAAAGTCTCCGTCTACAAGCAGGGCGATTTCGAGGACCTCTGCCGCGGTCCGCACCTGCCGAGCGTGCGCCATATCCGTCACTTCAAACTGACGAAGATCGCCGGGGCCTACCGCGGCGGCGACAGCAAGAACGAGATGCTGACCCGTATCTACGGTGTCGCTTTCGCGGACAAAGAGACCCTCAAAGCCTACCTCGACCGTATGGCGGAGGCGGAGAAGCGCGACCACCGCAAGATCGGCAACGAGATGAAACTCTTCACTTTCCGCGAAGAGGTCGGCGCGGGCTTCCCGATCTGGCTTCCGGCCGGCGGACGCCTGCGTTCCCGCCTGGAGGGGCTGCTCTTCAAGGCACATCGCAAGCGCGGGTACGAGCCGGTCCGCGGCCCGGAGATGCTGCGTTCGGATCTCTGGAAGACCTCCGGTCACTACCAGAACTACGGCGAGAACATGTATTTCACCAACATCGACGAGATCGAGTTTGGTGTCAAGCCGATGAACTGCGTCGGCCACATCAAAGCCTATGAACACGACTTGCACTCTTACCGCGACCTGCCGTTGAAGTACTTCGAGTACGGCGTCGTCCACCGTCACGAGATGACGGGGGCGCTTCACGGGCTCTTCCGTGTCCGGGAGTTCACGCAGGATGATGCGCACATTTTCTGTACGGCTGAGCAGATCGAGGAGCAGATCATCGAGATCGTCGATTTCATCGACAAGATCATGAAGACCTTCGGGTTTGAGTATCAGATGATGATCTCCACCAAGCCGGAGAAGGCCGTCGGCGACGACGCGATCTGGGAAACGGCGACCAATGCACTCAAAACGGCGATGGACCGCAACAGCCTCTCTTACGGGATCGACGAGGGGGGCGGCGCCTTCTACGGGCCGAAGATCGACATCAAGATCACCGATGCGATCGGCCGGGAATGGCAGTGCGGAACGGTCCAGCTCGACTTTAACCTGCCGGAGCGTTTCGAGCTCGAATACACCGGTGAAGGCAACGCCAAAGTGCAGCCGGTGATGATCCATCGTGCGATTTTAGGTTCATTTGAGCGATTTATTGGTATATTGACAGAGCATTACGCTGGGGAATTCCCGATGTTCGTTGCGCCGACGCAGGTCGCGATCATCCCGATCGCCGAAACGCACAACGCTTACGCGAAGGAGCTGTCGGACGCCCTGATGGACATCGGAGCCGATTCGGAGATCTTCGACAAGAACGAGAGCCTGAACAAACGGGTCCGTACGGCGGAAAAAGGACGGGTGCCTATGATCATCGTTATCGGTGACGACGAGGTGGCCAACAAGAAAGTGGCGGTACGCGACCGCCGCGAACGGACGCAGTATGAGCTCTCAGAAACAGAGTTCATGGGGCTGATCCAGAAAAAAATTAATGAGGTACATTTTTGA
- a CDS encoding TonB-dependent receptor plug domain-containing protein, translating into MKLGTVLGCAFPLMLMASGTGSDDLATLLEEANRGVASAGLNLDYTTSVVSVLEHDQLFRLGVNTLFEALSIIPGVETSISQFGVKKVIVRGLDNPNTFTFDKTRLILDGVPIETAFLSNTATFLELPVGIIERIEVLRGPASAYFGSGAFNGVISVTTRHSAADGSGLFFGGGSYAYRMGGGRIFAPLGAETSLQADVYLQRSDKFLYAGNDFVPDYIYDPGSGAVPFLRASESNERLNDYSIGMHLQHGGWSLKSRLKSRESGNYYGWNEHLELDTDPRNIERYFLAEGGYEAPVGSATTLHTTLAYSFYDLDVEAQDYYHDPDAGVWVPYRFSVNESEDKFRVESRLKSGAVEGNAIEAGVLWQRIQERSNEISDTITPYGDRPVVEEGLRRDNLALYLRDSWDVSRKIGLLLAARGDYYAKEKRFYPSLQVGALYTPDDRWQFKLNYGHAFRVPSWVEQYSVEYGPGDGTRAGNPSLTAETTETFEAIAIFKQDTSQRLQFNSYYALQRDVLDIDDKPAEGGYRNWPSRSSAGFEMAYDAMLLAQDHLNLSLSYTHTTYQTAGSGIEQLMPTAALWMAKGYYVHYMTPLFSLSLLAKYIGEHPYNREFEARAGSSNLSPYLTLDTTLAYVSPAHWSLMISMKNLTDADVRYPSYYSRHPEGLPREGRNFLITAEYRF; encoded by the coding sequence GTGAAACTGGGAACAGTGTTGGGATGCGCCTTCCCCCTGATGCTTATGGCTTCCGGGACGGGCAGCGACGATCTGGCGACATTGCTGGAAGAAGCGAACCGCGGGGTTGCATCGGCGGGGTTGAACCTCGACTACACTACCTCTGTCGTCTCGGTCCTCGAACATGACCAGCTGTTCCGGCTCGGGGTGAACACGCTCTTCGAGGCCCTTTCGATCATCCCCGGCGTAGAGACGAGTATCAGCCAGTTCGGGGTTAAAAAAGTGATCGTGCGGGGGCTCGACAATCCCAACACTTTTACCTTCGACAAAACGCGCCTGATACTCGACGGCGTTCCCATCGAAACCGCTTTCCTGTCAAACACCGCCACGTTCCTGGAGCTGCCCGTGGGGATCATCGAGCGGATCGAAGTACTTCGGGGACCGGCATCCGCCTATTTCGGCAGCGGGGCCTTCAACGGGGTGATCAGCGTGACGACGCGCCACAGCGCAGCGGACGGCAGCGGCCTTTTTTTCGGCGGCGGGAGTTATGCTTACCGTATGGGCGGCGGGCGCATCTTCGCGCCTTTGGGGGCGGAGACGTCGTTGCAGGCGGATGTCTACCTGCAGCGTTCGGACAAATTTCTCTATGCCGGTAACGACTTTGTGCCAGACTACATCTATGATCCGGGGAGCGGGGCCGTCCCGTTTCTTCGTGCCTCTGAAAGCAATGAGCGTCTGAACGACTACAGTATCGGGATGCATCTTCAGCACGGGGGATGGAGCCTGAAGAGCCGACTGAAAAGCAGAGAGAGCGGGAATTATTACGGGTGGAACGAACACCTGGAGCTTGACACCGATCCCCGCAATATCGAGCGGTACTTTTTGGCCGAAGGGGGGTACGAAGCGCCGGTGGGCAGTGCTACGACGCTTCATACGACGCTCGCGTACAGTTTCTACGACCTTGATGTCGAGGCCCAGGATTATTATCATGACCCGGATGCCGGGGTCTGGGTCCCCTACCGCTTCAGCGTGAACGAAAGCGAGGACAAGTTTCGGGTCGAAAGCCGTCTGAAGAGCGGGGCTGTTGAGGGAAATGCCATCGAAGCCGGTGTGCTGTGGCAGCGCATCCAGGAGCGCAGCAACGAGATCAGCGACACGATTACCCCCTACGGCGACCGTCCCGTCGTTGAAGAGGGATTACGGCGCGACAACCTTGCCCTTTATCTACGGGACAGTTGGGATGTCAGCAGGAAAATCGGTTTGCTGCTCGCCGCGCGGGGGGACTATTATGCCAAGGAGAAACGCTTCTATCCGAGTCTGCAGGTCGGCGCCCTCTATACGCCGGATGACCGCTGGCAGTTCAAGCTCAATTACGGCCATGCGTTCCGTGTCCCCTCGTGGGTCGAGCAGTATTCGGTCGAATACGGTCCTGGCGACGGCACCCGTGCGGGAAACCCGAGTCTGACTGCGGAAACGACGGAGACGTTCGAAGCGATCGCCATTTTTAAACAGGACACCAGTCAACGTCTGCAGTTCAACAGCTATTATGCGCTGCAGCGTGATGTCCTCGACATTGATGACAAACCGGCCGAAGGTGGCTACAGGAACTGGCCGTCGCGCAGCTCTGCCGGGTTTGAAATGGCTTATGATGCGATGCTGCTGGCCCAGGACCATTTGAACCTGAGCCTCTCGTATACCCACACGACCTACCAGACGGCCGGGAGCGGGATCGAGCAGCTGATGCCGACGGCGGCACTCTGGATGGCGAAGGGGTATTACGTCCACTACATGACGCCGCTCTTTTCGCTCTCCCTTTTGGCCAAATACATCGGCGAACATCCCTATAACCGCGAGTTTGAGGCACGGGCAGGGTCATCGAACCTTTCGCCCTACCTGACGCTGGATACGACGCTGGCCTATGTCAGCCCGGCGCACTGGAGCCTGATGATCAGCATGAAAAACCTTACCGATGCCGATGTGCGTTATCCCAGCTACTACTCCCGCCACCCCGAGGGGCTTCCCCGGGAGGGCAGAAACTTTCTGATTACGGCAGAGTACCGGTTTTGA
- the infC gene encoding translation initiation factor IF-3 — protein MSKKQDRVIMNDDIRAHEVRCVVDGGEALGIVPTDVAMDKANELGLDLVLISPTAKPPVAKIMDYGKFKYQEEKKKKEAKKKQVKIEVKEIKLSVKIAENDVGYKVKHAREFLEEGKHVKFRVFLRGREMAHPEAAKDVLLKVWPMVEDIGVMDKEPRLEGRYYNMLVLPKKDDKKK, from the coding sequence TTGAGTAAAAAACAAGACCGCGTCATCATGAACGATGACATCCGAGCTCACGAGGTACGCTGTGTCGTAGACGGCGGAGAAGCACTGGGCATCGTCCCGACAGATGTCGCGATGGACAAAGCAAACGAGCTCGGACTCGATCTTGTTCTGATCTCCCCGACGGCAAAACCGCCGGTTGCGAAGATCATGGATTACGGCAAATTCAAGTACCAAGAAGAGAAGAAGAAAAAAGAGGCGAAGAAGAAGCAGGTCAAGATTGAGGTCAAGGAGATCAAGCTCTCCGTCAAGATCGCCGAGAACGACGTCGGCTACAAGGTCAAACACGCCCGCGAGTTCCTCGAAGAGGGCAAGCACGTCAAATTCCGCGTCTTCCTGCGCGGTCGTGAAATGGCCCACCCCGAAGCGGCCAAGGACGTTCTGCTGAAGGTGTGGCCGATGGTCGAGGATATCGGTGTCATGGACAAAGAACCGCGCCTGGAAGGGCGCTACTACAACATGCTCGTCCTGCCGAAAAAAGACGACAAGAAGAAATAA
- a CDS encoding YfiR/HmsC family protein codes for MALLFPLALAAYQYEPVLLETQAKLVPRFLRMSTGVTNNVEGRLAICVVYDEGEAEVADAFAGMVHDAYPDGWKGEQIWIVKSRYGSLEQRCARSELLFLLNAEEPKVWRAVSFATAKRKLTVSYENRYLENGVLISLHVGRSVRPYLNLSQAKKAGIHFSSGLKRISKFLEPPRGRR; via the coding sequence TTGGCGCTTTTGTTTCCGCTGGCCTTGGCGGCATACCAGTATGAACCGGTGCTGCTCGAGACCCAGGCGAAGCTGGTACCGCGTTTTTTACGGATGAGTACGGGGGTGACGAATAACGTGGAAGGCCGCCTGGCGATCTGCGTCGTGTACGACGAGGGGGAAGCGGAGGTGGCCGATGCCTTTGCCGGCATGGTCCACGACGCCTATCCCGACGGGTGGAAAGGCGAGCAGATCTGGATCGTCAAAAGCCGGTACGGGAGCCTGGAACAGCGCTGTGCACGCAGCGAGCTCCTTTTCCTGCTCAACGCGGAAGAACCTAAGGTCTGGCGTGCTGTCTCTTTTGCGACGGCGAAGCGCAAATTGACGGTCTCCTATGAGAACCGCTACCTTGAAAACGGGGTACTCATCTCGCTGCACGTGGGTCGGAGTGTGCGTCCCTACCTCAACCTATCGCAGGCGAAGAAGGCGGGGATACACTTCAGCAGCGGGCTCAAACGCATCTCCAAATTCCTGGAGCCCCCGAGGGGGAGACGATGA
- the rplT gene encoding 50S ribosomal protein L20 has protein sequence MPRVKTGVVRRRRHKKVLKLARGFYSGRRKHFRKAKEQLERSLVYAYRDRKQKKRDFRKLWIVRINAACRLNDMNYSTFMNGLKKAGIELDRKILADMAMNDAAAFSAVAAQAKAAL, from the coding sequence ATGCCAAGAGTAAAAACGGGTGTCGTCAGACGCCGTCGTCACAAAAAAGTACTGAAACTTGCACGCGGTTTCTACAGCGGTCGCCGCAAACACTTCCGCAAAGCGAAAGAGCAGCTCGAGCGCAGCCTCGTCTATGCTTACCGTGACCGCAAGCAGAAAAAACGCGATTTCCGCAAACTGTGGATCGTTCGTATCAACGCGGCATGCCGCCTCAACGATATGAACTACTCTACGTTCATGAACGGTCTGAAAAAAGCAGGCATCGAGCTTGACCGTAAAATTCTTGCCGATATGGCGATGAACGACGCTGCGGCTTTCTCCGCCGTCGCTGCACAGGCCAAAGCGGCCCTGTAA
- the upp gene encoding uracil phosphoribosyltransferase, whose protein sequence is MTHALHSPLTTHLINRLRDGTTDAEQFRRLVKQLTLLLANAALGEHDLKPVLLRTWQGERAYALVDESEIVFVTILRAGLPMLDAVMELFPKASAGFLAMKRDEATHEAKLYYDRVPECRGRHVVIVDPMVATGGSLSDAVTLLQQKEPARITSLHIIASPEGVEKVTDVHPELSLFVAQIDRGLSADKFILPGLGDAGDRAFNTL, encoded by the coding sequence ATGACTCATGCACTCCATTCCCCTTTGACAACCCATCTCATCAACCGGCTGCGTGACGGGACAACCGATGCAGAGCAGTTCCGACGCCTGGTAAAACAGCTGACGCTGTTGCTGGCGAACGCGGCGCTTGGGGAGCATGATCTGAAGCCTGTGCTGCTGCGCACCTGGCAGGGAGAGCGCGCGTATGCCCTTGTGGATGAGTCGGAGATTGTTTTTGTGACAATCCTGCGCGCGGGGCTGCCGATGCTCGATGCCGTTATGGAACTTTTCCCAAAAGCCTCGGCCGGTTTCCTGGCGATGAAACGGGACGAGGCGACGCATGAAGCGAAGCTCTATTACGACCGTGTACCCGAATGCCGCGGCAGGCATGTCGTGATCGTCGACCCGATGGTCGCGACGGGCGGTTCGCTTAGCGATGCCGTGACGCTGTTGCAGCAAAAGGAGCCCGCACGGATCACGTCGCTGCATATCATCGCTTCCCCCGAAGGGGTGGAGAAGGTCACGGATGTTCATCCGGAGCTGTCCCTCTTCGTCGCGCAGATCGACAGGGGGCTTAGTGCGGACAAATTCATCCTTCCCGGCCTGGGCGATGCCGGCGACCGGGCCTTTAATACCCTATAA